A portion of the Cryptomeria japonica chromosome 5, Sugi_1.0, whole genome shotgun sequence genome contains these proteins:
- the LOC131054930 gene encoding uncharacterized protein LOC131054930 encodes MKKLVDESARNWHKKLYEALWVDRTTPKRAIGMAPFEFVYGVGAKLSLPLELSATELQTVVEDSFFQNALEKRIIYLTKLEAEKELLVDRSSKHQSQVKRIFDMQARPRGFLVGDEVLLWDKRRESKDAHDKFDSL; translated from the coding sequence ATGAAGAAGCTAGTTGATGAGAGTGCTAggaattggcataagaagttatATGAGGCTTTATGGGTGGACAGAACCACACCCAAGAGGGctattggaatggcaccttttgaattTGTGTATGGCGTAGGAGCAAAACTTTCTTTGCCGCTGGAGTTATCAGCAACCGAGCTACAAACAGTAGTGGAAGATTCTTTttttcaaaatgctttggagaaaagaatcatTTATCTGACAAAGTTAGAAGCAGAGAAAGAATTGCTGGTGGATAGGAGTTCAAAACATCAGAGCCAAGTAAAGAGGATTTTTGATATGCaagctcgaccaagaggtttcctagtagGAGATGAGGTGCTACTATGGGACAAAAGGAGAGAGTCCAAAGATGCTCAtgacaagtttgattcattgtga